The region TCACCTTGCTGTCATTGGGCGTCAGTTGGTTGTCCAGAGTCATGCCGTCCAAAGGTGGTTCGGTGACGACTTTCAGGCCGGCACCGTCCGGCATGTAGCGCAACCGGAGCGTGTTGAAATTGATCAATAGCGCGTCGGGCCCCACGTTGTAGGCGCGCATCGGATCGGCGTCGAAGTCGCCAGGGTCGTACGGTGGCAGATCGAAATAACTGCGGTCCAGGATCAGGTCGCCACGTATCTCGCGCAGGCCTCGTGCCCGTAGTTCGCCCAGCCACAGCCAGAACTGCTCGATCGTGAATTTCGGATCGCCATAACCTTTGAGGATCAGGTTGCCGTTCAGCACGCCATCCTTTAAATCACCGTCGATATAAGCCTCGGTCTTCCAGGTATAGGCAGGGCCGAGCAGGTCGAGTGCGGCAAAAGTGGTGAGCAGTTTCATGGTCGAGGCCGGGCTCATCGGGCGCTGCGCATTGATACTGATGAGCGGGGCACGCTTGCCGACTTGCCGTACGACGACGGCGATGCCGGATTGCGGGATCTGTGCTTCCTTCAGCTTCTGGGAGACTGTCGCCGGGAGCGAAACGGCTTGAACACTGGTTGCAAGGCAAAGCAGGAGCAAAACGTACAGGTGTTTCATATCAGACGATCGATCACTTTCAGCGTATGTGTGACGAGAAATTGCATCTCGTCTTCGCGAATGACATAGGGCGGCATGAAATATACCGTGTTGCCCATCGGGCGCAACAGCAACTCATGTTGCAGTCCGAGGCTGAAGCAACGCTGGGCGAAGTCGGCATGCGGCGTATCCACCTCGAAGGCCCAGACCATGCCGGTGTTACGGAAATTTTTCACCTTGGGATGGTCGCGCAACGGCTGCGCGATGCGGTTGAAAAACGCTGCCTTGGTTCGGTTGACGTTGAGCACGTCGTCTTCGGCAAAGATATCCAGCGTGGCGAGCGCGGCACGGCAGGCGAGCGGGTTGCCGGTATAGGAATGCGAATGCAGGAAACCGCGTGCGGTCTCGTCGGCGTAGAAGGCGCGGTAGATATCTTCTGTCGTCATGACCACCGACAGCGGCAGGTAACCGCCGGTGATGCCTTTGGAGAGCAGCAGGAAGTCCGGTGAAATCCCTCTCTCTTGCCGGTGTTTGGTATGGGGCCGAGGTGCCTGTTCGCAGGCGAACAGGGTGCCGGTTCTTCCCATGCCTACTGCGATCTCGTCGGCGATCAGATGCACGTCGAATCGGTCACAGAGTTCTCGCGCTTTGCTCAAATAGACTGGGTGGTACATCGCCATGCCTGCCGCCCCCTGGATCAGCGGCTCGACGATGAAGGCGGCGATGTTGTCGTGATGTTCCTGCAAGTGGGCTTCGAGTGCAGTGGCGCAGCGCAGTGCGTAATCCTCCGGGCTTACGCCCGCTTCCGCATTGCGCCAGTCCGGGCAAGGGACGGTGGCATTCTGTCTGATCAGCGCGCCGTAAGCGTCGCGAAACAATGCGACATCGGTGACCGACAGTGCGCCCAGCGTCTCGCCGTGGTAACTGTTCTGCAAGCTGATGAATTCCGTCTTCTGCGGGCGGCCGGTATTGCGCCAGTAATGGGCACTCATCTTCAGGGCGATCTCGGTTGCAGAGGCGCCGTCCGAACCGTAGAAGCAATGCCCCAATCCGGAAGGGGCGAGTGCGCGCAATCTTTCCGACAGTTGCACCACCGGCTCGTGGGTAAAACCGGCCAGCATCACATGTTCCAGTTTGCCGAGCTGGTCGGCAACAGCGGCATTGGTGCGGGGATTGCAATGGCCAAACAGATTCACCCACCAGGAGCTCACCGTGTCCAGATAGCGCTTGCCGTCCAGATCGTATAGCCACACGCCCTCGCCGCGCGCGATCGGAACCAATGGCAGCGTTTCGTGTCGTTTCATCTGGGTGCAGGGATGCCATACGGCGGAAAGGCTGCGTTCGAGGAGGCTGGAGTTGGCTGACATACGCAGAATCATAACGGAGTTTGATCGTGGCGTAAGATGGGCGTGTTGAAATCGTTCTCGGGAGTTTGCAATGCGCATTTTGATCACAGGCGGGACAGGACTGATCGGGAGGCACCTGTGCAAGGCCCTGCTGTCTGAAGGGCATCATCTGACCGTACTGAGCCGGCGCGCTGCAACAGTCGCGGTGAAATGCGGCGCAACGGTGCGGCCACGACGCGGTGGGGCGGAGCCCTCAGGTGCGGGAGTGGCCGCATCGCACCTCCTCCCGCAAACGGCTGGCTTCGCCAGTAACGTGTCGGAGGTGCGGGCCATGGCGTCACTCAACGAATGGCTGCCGGACCGGGCTTTCGACGCAGTCATCAATCTGGCGGGTGAGCCCATTGTGGACGCGTACTGGTCGCAGCAACGCAAGCAGGTGTTGCGTGAAAGCAGGATCACACTGACCGAAAAACTGGTGCAACGCATCGCTGCGGCCAAACAGAAACCCAAGGTGCTGCTGAGCGGCTCGGCTATCGGTTATTACGGCGATCGTAGTGATATGGAACTGGATGAAGCTGCGCCGGCCGGAACAGATTTTGCGGCGCAACTCTGCGTTGACTGGGAGGCGGCGGCGCTCCTCGCTGAACAACATGACGTGCGCGTGTGCCTGCTGCGTACCGGACTGGTATTGAGCAAAAGCGGCGGATTACTGGGACGGATGGTGTTGCCGTTCAGGCTGGGTCTGGGCGCGCGCCTGGGCAATGGCAGACAATGGATGAGCTGGATCCATATCGCGGATTATGTCGCGTCGGTGCTGCGTTTGCTTGACGACGACCAGATGCGCGGCCCGTTCAATATGACAGCGCCGCAGCCGGTGACGAACGCCGAATTTACCCGAACATTGGCCAAATCATTGCACCGGCCCGCTTTCCTGTTTGCTCCGGAGCCGGTTTTAAAGCTGGCCATAGGGGAACGTGCCGCACTGTTGCTGGAGGGGCAACGTGTGCTTCCTGCAAAGCTGGTTGCGGCAGGCGGACAATTCAAATATCCCAATCTTGCCGACGCATTGGATGAATTGTTACGTCGGTAACATCAAGCTTTTTATATAAATTTCTTCGTCACCCTTGAATTTTGGTAGTACAGCCCCTATTATTGGCAGTCGCAGGTGGGGAGTGCTAACAGGTAGTCTGGTTGGTCAACCCGAATAGCTATCAACGCTAACATCCCGCCCACGTTTTTAATCAACTCACTGTTTTTTAGGAGATAAAGCATGAAGATCCGTCCTTTGCACGACCGTGTAATCGTCAAGCGCATGGAAGAAGAGCGCAAGACAGCGTCCGGTATTGTTATTCCCGATGCGGCCACCGAGAAGCCTGACCAAGGCGAAATCGTCGCCGTAGGCAACGGCAAGATGGGTGATGACGGCAAGCTGCAAGCTATGAACGTCAAGGTCGGTGACCGCGTTCTGTTCGGCAAATATTCCGGTCAGGCCTTCAAGATCGATGGAGTTGAACTGCTGACCATGCGTGAAGACGACATCATCGGCGTAGTCGAAAAATAATTCTTCGCCTGGCGAAGCAGTATTTTCAGTGCAGGCTCACATCGGGGCGCAGCCCGGATGTTATGCCGGAACTAAAAGTTCCAAATAAATTTCAGGAGATAAGAACATGGCAGCTAAAGACGTGAAATTCCATGATGCAGCACGTGCCAAGATGGTCGTGGGTGTCAACATTCTGGCCGATGCGGTCAAAGTAACGCTGGGCCCAAAGGGTCGTAACGTGGTGCTGGACCGTTCATACGGTTCTCCCACCATCACCAAGGACGGTGTATCCGTCGCCAAGGAAATTGAACTGAAGGACAAGTTCGAAAACATGGGCGCGCAAATGGTCAAGGAAGTTGCTTCCAAGACTTCCGACGTGGCCGGTGACGGAACAACCACCGCAACCGTGCTGGCTCAATCCATTGTGCAGGAAGGCATGAAGTTTGTTGCCGCCGGCATGAACCCGATGGACCTGAAGCGCGGTATCGATCAGGCTGTGATCGCCGCCGTTGCAGAACTGAAGAAGATCTCCAAGCCTTGCACCACCAGCAAGGAAATCGCGCAAGTGGGCAGCATCTCTGCCAACTCCGACACCGTGATCGGCGAGAAGATTGCTGCTGCGATGGAAAAAGTGGGCAAGGAAGGCGTCATCACCATTGAAGACGGCCAGGGCCTGGAAGACGAACTGGACATCGTGGAAGGCATGCAATTCGACCGCGGTTACCTGTCGCCCTACTTCATCAACAATGCCGACAAGCAAATTGCTGCGATGGAGAATCCCTTCATCCTGTTGCACGACAAGAAAATCTCCAACATCCGCGACCTGCTGCCCGTACTGGAACAAGTCGCCAAGGCTGGTCGTCCGCTGCTGATCGTCGCCGAAGATGTAGACGGCGAAGCGCTGGCAACCCTGGTTGTGAACAACATCCGCGGCATCCTGAAGACTGTTGCGGTCAAGGCACCCGGCTTCGGCGATCGTCGCAAGGCCATGCTGGAAGACATCGCTATCCTGACCGGCGGCACCGTGATCGCCGAAGAAGTCGGCCTGACCCTGGAAAAAGCGACTCTGGCCGACATGGGCCAAGCCAAGCGCATCGAAGTGGGCAAGGAAAACACCACGATCATCGACGGCGCAGGCAAGGAAGATGCGATCAAGTCGCGTATCGGCCAGATCAACAAGCAAGTTGAAGAGTCCACCAGCGACTACGACAAGGAAAAACTGCAAGAGCGCAAAGCCAAGCTGGCTGGTGGCGTTGCAGTGATCAAGGTCGGCGCTGCGACCGAAGTCGAAATGAAGGAAAAGAAGGCGCGCGTGGAAGATGCATTGCACGCAACCCGCGCCGCGGTTGAAGAAGGCATTGTTCCTGGAGGCGGAGTTGCATTGCTGCGTGCCAAGGCAGCGGTTGCCGGACTCAAGGGCGTGAACCACGACCAGGACGCCGGTATCACCATCGTCCTGCGCGCCATGGAATCGCCTATCCGCGCCATCGTTCAGAACGCAGGTGATGAGCCCAGCGTTGTGGTGAACAAGGTATTGGAAGGCAAGGGCAGCTTCGGTTACAACGCGTCCACCAGCGAGTATGGCGACATGCTGGTCATGGGCGTGGTCGATCCGACCAAGGTAACACGCGTTGCTTTGCAGAACGCTGCCTCCATCGCCGGTCTGATGCTGACGACCGCTTGCATGGTGGCTGAATTGCCGGAAGACAAGCCAGCCGGTGGTATGGGTGGTGGAGATATGGGCGGTATGGGTGGTATGGGCGGCATGATGTAATTGCCCCCAAGGCACTGAGTTGCACCTGACGAACCCCGCCTTGAGCGGGGTTCGTTTTTTATATTGCCCGTAATGCGGCTTGCCGCTACAATGCGCGCCTTCGTTTTACCCAACCCGTAAAGGGAAGGGCGCAAAAACGGCCTGGTAGCTCAGTCGGTAGAGCAGAGGATTGAAAATCCTTGTGTCGGTGGTTCGATTCCGCCCCGGGCCACCAGTATCACTAGGGCCTGCAGAGATGCAGGCCTTTTTCATTTCTACAATTCGGCCTGAATTTCTACAATTCTTCATTTCAAAGGGCTGACCTTATCGCCTTTCCGATGGCGTGTGTAGTGCTCTGTCATGGCTCGTGTCTTGTGTCCTAGCAGTTTTTGGGCATGCGCCAGATTCTCAGTGTCGGTCGCTGTCTTGGCGCGAATGTCCCTGAATTGGAAGCTGACGCCGGCCGCTTCACGCGCCTTGTCGAAACGCGCGCGCAAAGCACCGTAGGTGAGGCGCTGGCCGTTCCCATCCTGCAGCAGGGCATCGCAGGTCATTGAGTAATTCACGTGGCCTAAAATGCGCTCTATCAGGCTTTGCAGTTCGCCAGTGATCTCAATGCGCAGTTTCTTCCCTGTTTTGTTTTGAGTGAGTCCCAGCAGTTCATCACGTATATGGCTGCGGTTGAACTTGAGCAGATCGGCGGGGCGCTGACCGGTGAGGTGTGCCAGGTCCATTGCGTCCTGCACGGTGTAGTGCGCGTTCCCCCACACGGCCAGATATTCAGAGTCTTCAACGTATCTGTCCCTTCCAGTTTCCTTGTGCCCTTTGACGCCTGCGCAGGGGTTCGGCGCGTCGGTGTAGCCGTACTGCCTGGCGAAGTTGAACACATGGCTGAATAAGGCCCGCTCTCGGTTCGCGCGTACCTTGGCGGTCTTGCCGCGTTCATCCAGATAGCGCTTGATGTGGTAGGGGCTGACAGGTAGGTGTTGGATGGCATGAGGCGCTCGCCACCCTGTGCATCTAGGTTCCCCGCCCCGGATATCGGCGCGCGCTGGCCAGCATCGCTATTTCCGACGGTACCGGATACATAGGCACTCCCTCGCACCGTGCCGCCCAGCGTGCCACCCATCAAAAGTTGCGGAAAAGACGCAATCAGGCGGAACATTGGGAAAATAGGGCTGTCAGACAAAACAAGAGAAAAGAATGGAAAATGTCGCCAAATGGCTTGAAAAGGAGCAAAGTGGCGGAAAGTAAGCTGTAAGACAGGAAAAGCATGGTTTAGGCGCGCTAAACAAAATGTTTACTTTTTGGTAAATATTGTTATATTCCGCGCCGAAACATCCTCTACGGCATGCCGTAGAGTCCCGGTGACCAGCGTTGCCGGGGTTAATCATCCCAGCAGCACTGCTGTTGGCCCCGATGCCCTGCGGTGTCGGCATAACATCCCGAGGGGTTTCCCCGAGGTCCCGGCCGCTAGCGCGGCCGGCTTTGTTTCTGGGGGGCGAACTTGGTGGGTCAAAATCGAGTATTCGTTTTTGTTGATGGGTTCAATCTTTATCATGCCATCAACGATCTAAACTGGAATCCCGCTACAAAGCGGCTCACCAACCACAAGCATCACCTCAAGTGGTTGAATATCACTTCACTTAGCCAAGCGCTCATTCACCCCCAAAATGATGTATTGGTGGGTACATATTATTTCTCGGCTTATGCTGGCTGGGTGCCAGTAGATGTACAAGATAGACACCGCGACTATGTGGCCGTGTTGAAATCAACAGGCGTCGTTCCGGTGATGGGGACATTTAAGAAGAAACCACGTAAATGCCCCAGTTGCAAACATGAGTGGGATACTCATGAGGAAAAGGAAAGTGACGTCAATATTGCGCTGTACTTATTGCAGGGTGCTCATGAAAATATTTTCGACAAAGCAATCATTTTCACAGCGGATACTGATCTAGCTCCAGCGATCCGTCTAGTGAGAGAGAAATTCCCACACAAGGAAGTGCATGTGGCTATTCCAGAGCGTCGTCTAAATCGATCCAAAGCGCTTGAGAATGCAGCTACGGGAAGAATTCGTGTGACTGAGCAGCACTTTGAACGAAACCTATTTCCTGCGCAGGTCGCTTTGCAAAGCGGGACGGTCATTAATCGCCCAACGAAATACACGCCACCCAAATAATACTTTCTACAATTCTGTTAAAGACATTTAAAATGCTGGTCTGCGTGACTGGGAAAAAACAAGAATTGTAGAAAGTCAGTAGGCTAAGCGGTTGAACCGCAAGAATGTCGCACGGGCTTGAAAATCCTTGTGTCGGTGGTTCGATTCCGCCCCGGGCCACCAATATCTGAAGGGCTCGCAAAGGTGCGAGCCCTTTTAATTTAATTTCTACGATTGTCATCGTGGTGCTTGGGATTGAAGTGAAAAGTGCGACGTGGATTATTTCGCTGGCGCCCCTACTGCTAAGTGCCTGTGCCATTGCTTCGTGGAATAGCGATTCACGCCAGGATTTGGAGGTCGGGGTGAAGAGTTTTCAAGAAGGTGACATGGCGACCGCAACGCTGGTACTGAATCATCTATTGAATCACTCTCTCTATGACGGATTGGCCGCAAAGGGAGACCAGGTAACAGCGCACAAATATCTGGCGTTTATACATTGCATCAATGACGAAGTCGCGCAGTGCCGGAGCGAATTCAAAAAGGCGCTGGAGATCAATCCGCATTTCAAACTGAAACCGGAAGAGGCGGGACATCCCGAATGGGGTCCGGCGTTTCGCGAAGCGCATGCCGCTTTCATCTTGCAGCAAGGTAACTAAAATAAAAACCGCGGGGCTATCTCTAGCACCGGCGGCAGATACAAGCAAATAATTTGTGAGCTAGCGTGTCAGACTGAGCGATTTGGTTCCGGATTGTGCCGCACACCCGTATGCACTAATACACTGGCCAGTAAGCGGAACGCCATTCACGATGGCATTTACTGTGCTGGTTGAAGTGGTAATGGCAACACTAATCAGATAAATAAAATGCTGAGTTCCCGAAACAGTATTCAAGCAGGTATTTGTCTGGCTGGTTGATCCAGTTCCATTTACCAGCGTTACCGTGGGAAGCGGGTTTTGTACAGTGCAAATCACGGTCACACCACTTGCGGCGGCAGGTTGTGTGAAGCTCGAATCGACATAACCCACTGTCCATGTGCCATCGTATGTGGGGCCACCGCCACCGCCAGCAAGGCATCCTGCCAAGAGCGACGCCGCCAACACCGGAACAATAAGTCCGACAATTGAAGTGATCTTGAATCGCATTTTCCGAGCCCCCCAGTAATTTCGGCAACAATAACTTAAATACTATCGTTTGCGCAATAAACTCCGGCGCCCACCACGCTTTAAGACAACGCCCGGCAGTTGGCACATCCAGGCCCATTGGTGCGTAAAAGTGGAACTGAAAAAGACGGTCTTTGCATTTCTATGACCTGCATAGACAGGCTATGGCATTATGACAAAGCAGAAGCCAGGGGTGGCGATCGCAGTTTCGAAGCGTGGGGGATAAATCAAGCATGGGCAGCACACCGTTCTGGAAAAAGATGTTGATGCTCGGGAATACCACCGTGCTATCCCTCTTGCTGGCGACGCTTTCCATCTTCAGTGTTTTGTTGCTTTACTACACGCAGAATCCCTTCCTTGAAGCTTTTGAGGCTAGGACATACGATCTTCGCTTCAGGGACCTGCGCGGTCCGATCCAGCCCAATCCGGACATCGGGATTATCGCCATCGACGAGAAGAGCATCGCCGAACTGGGGCGCTATCCCTGGAGCCGCGACCGCTATGCGCCGCTTTTGGACAGGCTGGCCGCCGCAAAAGTGAAGGCCGTGATGTTTGACGCATTTTTCCCCGAGCATGATACCGCCGCGAATGACAAGAACTTTGCTGCGGCCATCAGGCGCGCGGGAAATGTTGTGCTGGGGACGACTTTCGATTTCGACAAGAATGGCCGTGTAGCCACTGTTACCCGCAGCTTGCCGGAGATCGAGCGCGGCGCGATCGGGATCGGGCATATCAATCAGTTGCCGGACGACGATGGTGTGATTCGCCGCAATCCGCTGTTGATCGAAGCGGATGGCAAGCAGGTTCCCTCGTTGGGATTGATGGCGGCGATGCTGGCGCTGGGGGAAACGAAGTTCGCCACCGAGGACTTCGATATCGCGCTGGGAAACCATGACATTCCGGTGGATGCCGAAAATCGAATGTGGATCAACTACGTAGGCGGCCCGGGCATTTATCCGCGGTATTCCTTTGTGGACGTGATGAATGGGCGCATTCCCGCAGAGAAATTGAAAGGCAAAATATTATTCATCGGTGCGACCGCATTGGGCATCTACGACATGCGCGTTACGCCATTCAGCGGCAATACTCCGGGGGTGGAGTTGCACGCCACCATCGCCGACGACATCATCAGCGGGCGTTACATTCGCCAAGGGGGCATGGAGGCGCTGATCGATATGTTCTTCATCGTTGCGATGGGGGCGGTTGCATTTTTCCTGACCACCCGCCTGCGCCTGTATGGAGCGATTCCGGCAACAGCCGTATTGATAGCCGGGTACGTCTGGTTCACTTATTACATGTTCAACGCGGGTCAATGGATCAACATGATCTATCCGGTCATTTCGGCGGTCATTGCCGTACTGGTCGGAGGGGGCTTCCGCTATCTGGTATTGGAACGAAGTGCGCGTGAAATGCGCTCGATGTTTTCCAGCTATCTGTCCCCCAAGCTTGTTGCGCGACTGGAGAAGGATCCCGAGGCGGCCAGGATAGGCGGGGATAACAAGGAAGTGACAGTACTGTTTACCGACATCAAGGGATTCACTTCCTTCAGCGAAGCGCATCCGCCACAGGAGGTGGTGTCACGCCTCAACGAATATCTGGGGGCGATGGTGCAAGTGATCGAACAGCATGACGGCACCATAGACAAATTCATCGGTGACGGCATCATGGCCTATTGGGGGGCGCCGCTGGCGCAACCCGACCATGCGAAGCTGGCTATCGATTGCATCAGGGCGATCCATGTGCGGATGGAAGCGTTACGTACCCAATGGAAGGAAAGAGGAGTTGAACCGTTCAGTATCCGCGGCGGAATCCAGTCCGGAGAGGTGGTGGCGGGCAACGTCGGCCTTGCGGGCAAGAAAATGGAATACACCGTCATCGGCGATACAGTGAATCAGGCCGCACGTCTTGAAGGATCGGCAAAATATTACGGCGTTACCTACCTGGTTGGCGAAGAAACCTATCAAATGACACGTGAAATGTGCCGATACAGGGAGTTGGACAAGATACGCGTTGTGGGTAAACAACTCCCCGTTACCATCTATGAGCCTCTGGAAGGTATGTCTGCGCTGGATTTCCCGATGGCGGCCCGTTTTGAAGCTGCGCTGGCCTTGTACCGGGCCGGGGAATGGGAAAAAGCACAAGCAGCATTTTCAACTGTGCTCGATGCCGCACTTGAGGATAAACCCAGTAGAATATACTTTGAACGGTGTGGGTATTTCATGCAGAACCCGCCGCCTGAAGATTGGGACGGCGTGTTCAACCGCGAAGAAAAATAACGCGGCAAGAACAATAACCCAAGCGGACTTGGGTCGGACAATACAATTACTACTTGAATAGGCTAGGGATATGAGAAATATATTCATCGTAATTTCGTTACTGCTTTTTTCTTCCAGTGTATGGGCGGCTGATGCCGGAACCGGCGCGACCAACGGCTTTTCCAAAGCCGACTTCCGAAGTGAAATTCCTGCGCCAAAATTGCGCAAATTGCTTGGAGTGTATGGCGGCAATCTCTACATCACCGGCCAGGACGGCTCGGTGAATGTTGTTGACCAGGCAGGCAAGACTGTAATGACCCTGGCTGCGAAAAACGGGGATACGGAATTGCTCAGGAAGCCCGAGGCCGTCTCGGTTGCCAATGCAACCGTCTATGTGGCCGACAGCAAGACAAACCAGATCGTCATGTACGACTTGTCCTCGGGCAAGTATACGGGCCGTTTCGGCAGCAAATCGGGCGGCAATCTCGCGAGCGATTTTGCGCTCGACGAGCCGCAGGGCGTCGCGGTCAATGAAGGCGTGGTGTATGTCGCGGATAGCGGCAATGGGCGGATACAGATGTACGGTATTAACGGTGTCTTCCTGTCCACGCTGGCATTGAGCGCAACTCCTGGCAGCGCCGCGGAAAAGGAAAAAACCTACAAACTGGGCGAGCCGACCGATATCGCACTGGATGCGCTGGGTCGGATATACGTGCGTGATGCGGATGCGAAATCGGTCAAGATATACGATGCGAAAGGTCTGTATCTGCGTTCGCTGCCGAAAAACGGCAAGCCCGTTGCGATGTGCGTGGCGGAAGACGGAATCTATGTTGCGGATGAGACCAGTTCCAGCATCCTGAAATATGATTTTGACGCCAATCCCGAATACAGCTTTGGCTCCAAAGGGGAAGGCAAGGCGCAGTTCAAGAACTTGTCCGGCTTGGCAGTAGACAAGGCACAGCAAGTGTATGTCGGCGATTCAAAGAAATCGTTGATCGAGGCTTTCGTTGTTGAAGCCGGAAAAGTACAAGAACAGTTGCCCAAAGTCGCGGGAAGAGCGTCGGTAAAATGGCTGGAGAACATTCCGGCAGAAGTGGGCCAGTTGGCCTGGGATGGCAAGGAAACCTTTTATGCCATAGGCAAGGACAAGAAGAGCCTGGTGATTATCCGTAACG is a window of Sideroxydans sp. CL21 DNA encoding:
- the bioA gene encoding adenosylmethionine--8-amino-7-oxononanoate transaminase — translated: MILRMSANSSLLERSLSAVWHPCTQMKRHETLPLVPIARGEGVWLYDLDGKRYLDTVSSWWVNLFGHCNPRTNAAVADQLGKLEHVMLAGFTHEPVVQLSERLRALAPSGLGHCFYGSDGASATEIALKMSAHYWRNTGRPQKTEFISLQNSYHGETLGALSVTDVALFRDAYGALIRQNATVPCPDWRNAEAGVSPEDYALRCATALEAHLQEHHDNIAAFIVEPLIQGAAGMAMYHPVYLSKARELCDRFDVHLIADEIAVGMGRTGTLFACEQAPRPHTKHRQERGISPDFLLLSKGITGGYLPLSVVMTTEDIYRAFYADETARGFLHSHSYTGNPLACRAALATLDIFAEDDVLNVNRTKAAFFNRIAQPLRDHPKVKNFRNTGMVWAFEVDTPHADFAQRCFSLGLQHELLLRPMGNTVYFMPPYVIREDEMQFLVTHTLKVIDRLI
- a CDS encoding TIGR01777 family oxidoreductase, with protein sequence MRILITGGTGLIGRHLCKALLSEGHHLTVLSRRAATVAVKCGATVRPRRGGAEPSGAGVAASHLLPQTAGFASNVSEVRAMASLNEWLPDRAFDAVINLAGEPIVDAYWSQQRKQVLRESRITLTEKLVQRIAAAKQKPKVLLSGSAIGYYGDRSDMELDEAAPAGTDFAAQLCVDWEAAALLAEQHDVRVCLLRTGLVLSKSGGLLGRMVLPFRLGLGARLGNGRQWMSWIHIADYVASVLRLLDDDQMRGPFNMTAPQPVTNAEFTRTLAKSLHRPAFLFAPEPVLKLAIGERAALLLEGQRVLPAKLVAAGGQFKYPNLADALDELLRR
- a CDS encoding co-chaperone GroES; protein product: MKIRPLHDRVIVKRMEEERKTASGIVIPDAATEKPDQGEIVAVGNGKMGDDGKLQAMNVKVGDRVLFGKYSGQAFKIDGVELLTMREDDIIGVVEK
- the groL gene encoding chaperonin GroEL (60 kDa chaperone family; promotes refolding of misfolded polypeptides especially under stressful conditions; forms two stacked rings of heptamers to form a barrel-shaped 14mer; ends can be capped by GroES; misfolded proteins enter the barrel where they are refolded when GroES binds) produces the protein MAAKDVKFHDAARAKMVVGVNILADAVKVTLGPKGRNVVLDRSYGSPTITKDGVSVAKEIELKDKFENMGAQMVKEVASKTSDVAGDGTTTATVLAQSIVQEGMKFVAAGMNPMDLKRGIDQAVIAAVAELKKISKPCTTSKEIAQVGSISANSDTVIGEKIAAAMEKVGKEGVITIEDGQGLEDELDIVEGMQFDRGYLSPYFINNADKQIAAMENPFILLHDKKISNIRDLLPVLEQVAKAGRPLLIVAEDVDGEALATLVVNNIRGILKTVAVKAPGFGDRRKAMLEDIAILTGGTVIAEEVGLTLEKATLADMGQAKRIEVGKENTTIIDGAGKEDAIKSRIGQINKQVEESTSDYDKEKLQERKAKLAGGVAVIKVGAATEVEMKEKKARVEDALHATRAAVEEGIVPGGGVALLRAKAAVAGLKGVNHDQDAGITIVLRAMESPIRAIVQNAGDEPSVVVNKVLEGKGSFGYNASTSEYGDMLVMGVVDPTKVTRVALQNAASIAGLMLTTACMVAELPEDKPAGGMGGGDMGGMGGMGGMM
- a CDS encoding tyrosine-type recombinase/integrase; translated protein: MFNFARQYGYTDAPNPCAGVKGHKETGRDRYVEDSEYLAVWGNAHYTVQDAMDLAHLTGQRPADLLKFNRSHIRDELLGLTQNKTGKKLRIEITGELQSLIERILGHVNYSMTCDALLQDGNGQRLTYGALRARFDKAREAAGVSFQFRDIRAKTATDTENLAHAQKLLGHKTRAMTEHYTRHRKGDKVSPLK
- a CDS encoding NYN domain-containing protein, producing MGQNRVFVFVDGFNLYHAINDLNWNPATKRLTNHKHHLKWLNITSLSQALIHPQNDVLVGTYYFSAYAGWVPVDVQDRHRDYVAVLKSTGVVPVMGTFKKKPRKCPSCKHEWDTHEEKESDVNIALYLLQGAHENIFDKAIIFTADTDLAPAIRLVREKFPHKEVHVAIPERRLNRSKALENAATGRIRVTEQHFERNLFPAQVALQSGTVINRPTKYTPPK
- a CDS encoding TssQ family T6SS-associated lipoprotein, which gives rise to MKSATWIISLAPLLLSACAIASWNSDSRQDLEVGVKSFQEGDMATATLVLNHLLNHSLYDGLAAKGDQVTAHKYLAFIHCINDEVAQCRSEFKKALEINPHFKLKPEEAGHPEWGPAFREAHAAFILQQGN
- a CDS encoding adenylate/guanylate cyclase domain-containing protein, translating into MGSTPFWKKMLMLGNTTVLSLLLATLSIFSVLLLYYTQNPFLEAFEARTYDLRFRDLRGPIQPNPDIGIIAIDEKSIAELGRYPWSRDRYAPLLDRLAAAKVKAVMFDAFFPEHDTAANDKNFAAAIRRAGNVVLGTTFDFDKNGRVATVTRSLPEIERGAIGIGHINQLPDDDGVIRRNPLLIEADGKQVPSLGLMAAMLALGETKFATEDFDIALGNHDIPVDAENRMWINYVGGPGIYPRYSFVDVMNGRIPAEKLKGKILFIGATALGIYDMRVTPFSGNTPGVELHATIADDIISGRYIRQGGMEALIDMFFIVAMGAVAFFLTTRLRLYGAIPATAVLIAGYVWFTYYMFNAGQWINMIYPVISAVIAVLVGGGFRYLVLERSAREMRSMFSSYLSPKLVARLEKDPEAARIGGDNKEVTVLFTDIKGFTSFSEAHPPQEVVSRLNEYLGAMVQVIEQHDGTIDKFIGDGIMAYWGAPLAQPDHAKLAIDCIRAIHVRMEALRTQWKERGVEPFSIRGGIQSGEVVAGNVGLAGKKMEYTVIGDTVNQAARLEGSAKYYGVTYLVGEETYQMTREMCRYRELDKIRVVGKQLPVTIYEPLEGMSALDFPMAARFEAALALYRAGEWEKAQAAFSTVLDAALEDKPSRIYFERCGYFMQNPPPEDWDGVFNREEK